The DNA region TCCCTTAATCTCAGTTCCTCCTGCTCCATTTGCGGCCTCCGCCCCCTCGTTCTCACCAAAATTGTCAATACCTCCACCGCAGTTCGAAGAATTCCACAACCTCTCACGGTGGTGTGCGCGAAAGGCTATAAAATGAAGACCCACAAGGTAAATTTTTTGCCCATTGCGTGGCCTTCAGGAAAAAAATGATCTTGACGTCGTTTGAATTTTGGGAATGTTAGGCTTCGGCTAAGCGGTTTCGCGTGACAGGGAGCGGGAAGATAATGAGGAGGCGAGCAGGGAAGCAGCATTTGCTTAGGAAGAAGAATACCAAGAGGAGATTGAGACTCTCTAAATCGGTTAGTGGTTTTTTATATACTTCCTAATTTTCTTGCTGTAGATTGATTTGTGCAGTTTTTATGTAAGCATTGTTGTGGTAGTAGCTGAAATTGTCTCTAGCAAATGTAGGTTTGGATAGAGTTGGTTTGTGATTTAGATGATTGGGTTTCAAGAAGCAGAATTGTGGGTTTGAAATAGCTTCTTTTGTGTTTCTTTGAGGTTTATGTTGTTGAATTGGGATTTTGGCTTTGACATGGTCTACTAGCAAGGAAAAATGGGCGTGGAAAGTTTTCTGTTTAGAATTTGTATATTGACATGTGATTTCATTAAATAAGGTCTGTTCTGTAGAGTTATCTTTGTTGGTTTGAAACTGATTAAGTAGGGAACGAAGAAAAGCATGTCTAGATTAAGATTGTTCAATTAGTCTCTCATCCCCGACTCTCTGTATTATCAACATGTTATACCTGCACAAGATAACATCATTGAAGCATCTGTGACAAGTAGTAGTGATTTGTGCATTTAGAATAGGGGATCGGACACTGTTTGCATTTGGAGAATGATTGACCAAGAAGGGGCAGGATGAATTGGTTGCTATGATTTGTTGAATGGTTCTATCACATTTGATTGAAAGGGGCTTATAATTGTTCAAGATTGTCATAAACTAGTTGTGATTGTGGGAGATTATAGAGCTTGATGCAGAGTTACTGcaggagaaaaagtagttgaatagGAATGAGTGTCTAAGTTTCCTCTGAAATTTGTGAAATGTCCAGTGCCACTATTTTCGTCATGAACTATATGCACGGTCAGTAAATCACGTGTTGCTACGTACAAGTCAATAAGTATTCTTTATCTCTGCAGAGTACAACTTAGTGCCTACTTTGTAAAAGGAATGCAAAACTAAAGTGTTGGTATTCTCTTCGAGTAGATTGAAGGGCTCTAGTCCTAGCTCCATTGTCCTAAACTATTATAGAATCATATATCTCATTTTAGCTCTAGCACACTGCACGTTGCTTGTTACCATTTGGTTATGTTGGTTTGTGATCAAACGCGTTAGCTGATTCGGGCTCTGCAATGAAGTTTCTAGAATCATATATCTCATTATACGTTGCATTTAGTTGGCTTAATTCACCGGTACCTATGCTCTAATGAACAACTATTTGCTTCTTTTTACAGATCCAAGTTGATCGCAGCGACTACGACAACGTGATAGGAGCCTTGCCGTATTTGAAAGTAAACCGAGCCAACTGAAGCTGATGGATATTGTCACTTGCAGAGAGCTTCTTGTGTCGGTGCACTCTTCAAAGTAGCCTTCGCCTTTTGCCAATTGAAAATATTTCTGCATCATTTGTAAATTTGTTAAGAGCATCACTTTTTAGCTTTTATTGTTTGCTGAGACTATAGTTTTTTTGTGGAATGACAGGAGATGTAATAAAATGAATCAAGATTAAATCATCATCATAACGAGTACCATAAAGAGATGTAAAAGATAAAAA from Salvia splendens isolate huo1 chromosome 9, SspV2, whole genome shotgun sequence includes:
- the LOC121748290 gene encoding 50S ribosomal protein L35, chloroplastic-like; protein product: MATATMAAIFSFRHTPLAPRSAKVPSTPLIKKRALSLNLSSSCSICGLRPLVLTKIVNTSTAVRRIPQPLTVVCAKGYKMKTHKASAKRFRVTGSGKIMRRRAGKQHLLRKKNTKRRLRLSKSIQVDRSDYDNVIGALPYLKVNRAN